The Stigmatopora argus isolate UIUO_Sarg chromosome 6, RoL_Sarg_1.0, whole genome shotgun sequence region ttttggttggattttttgtttgtaaatgcAATTTACAGCAGAGAAGCCCGTCTCACACTCTGATTAAGTGGAGATATATGTTCTGCTTGCTGTAAAGAGCTTTCCAGGGTTTTTACAGGTGCAATTTTTGCAGCTTCTAATGAAAGAAGTCATCCACTGCTCCTAGAgtttgagatttaaaaaaaaatcaattttcagTCCTTCATAACTTAACATctgtggaaaaaaagctttttgctGGTCCTCAGAATCTTTCGTTTTACATTCTCACAGTTAATAACAACACGCTAGTTAACGCTGAAATTAAGCGGCCTGAGCACCAGCTGTCCAGTTTCTCTTGTTTTTCCCATTTGCGAGGTGAAGTTAAGAAACAGCGCCCCCACACTTCAATGGTGAGAGAACAACACTGCATACAGGTCGACATTCTTACTCAAGTGTTTAGAAATTGCGTTATTTTGTTACATGATGCATCATACAAAATAATATTAGTaaaattcaaaagaaaatacacgGAGAGAACGCTATTTGGCAAATATTTAAGAGAGACCCCCCAGATTTTCACAAATCATGTCACCAAAAATTAGCTGAGATGGAAAAATTCAACACACAATAATTAAGAATGACAAAGCATCAATGGACATTTCTTCATTTAAGTGGTGAATTTTATTTACTCTCATATTTTATTCAGGATTTTTGGCATCATCCATAGTGTCAGAGTGGCAAAGCTTACATAGAACAATGCTGTTCTCTAGTGGTTAAAAGGGTTTTGCAACTAAAATGtagaataataatgataataataataacgttTCATAAAGACTTTCTCCTGAGCTGATTCCCGTCGTGCACCGTGCGGTGGTTCTGTGATGAAATGCAGTAGGAACTGCAGGAGGCTTGCTCCATCCTGTAAGAAACTGAGTTATAAACTATAGGGTTGCTGTGGCCGCCCCCCTGCTCACAGTGGGCCTGGAAATGACTGCTGTTAAAGTCCAAGCCACAGCAGAGGCAGCAGAGCACCATCTGGAAGGGTTTGCTTTCAGATTTCCAAGAGTTGTCTCTATGTGCAGATAAAGCATGTCGGCGTACTTCGGCGGGGGGAGGCAGGAGGTGGGTGCAGCTGCTGCCCACTTCCATGGGTAGACTGAGGTCGGATTGCCTGCTGAAGCCGTCTTCTTCACGTCCTACATGGGGGTTCTCACTGCTTTCCGTGAGAAACCTCAGAACCACCAAGTTAAGAAAAGCACCAATAACTGTCAGCCCAACTAAAATGTACAAGTAGCTAAATGCCACATACGGGGGCCGCTTTTGGAGAGCATCCTTTTTCTGAAGGGccacaaaatcccccaaaccaATGGTCGTGAGTGTGAtgaagcagtagtagtaggcATTTAAGAATGTCCAGTCTTCAAAGTGAGCGAAGGCCGCCGCTCCAATGCACAAAGTGCTGATGCAGGCCAGTAAACCCACCAGGACCGTGTTGCCCATGGATACTTCTGTGTCTTGGAAGCCCAGGCTCTGCTTGGCTCTGCGGAGAAGAAAGcggacaaaaatgttgatcctCTCGCCGAGGCTTTGGAACATGACGAGCGTTAAGGGAATGCCTAAGACGGCATAAATCATGCAGAAGGCTTTGCCACCGTCGGTACGTGGAGCAGCATGACCGTAGCCTGCAAAATAGAAAGACATTGATGACTCTAAACTTATTTTGGGAACAGCATTATTAATAAAGATGTGTATCCCAACCTTTTCTAACAactttataaaggaaaatctttGCCAAAATACTCACAAAAATACTAGATGCTTCTGAATTATGTATCTTCTGCCTTCTAGTTGATATTGGAACATTGGTTGGGAAACAGTTCTCCACATTGTTACCCATCTTATTtgtaatttaataaataatacactTGTATTTAGTAATGGTTTAAAACAAAGAGTTTAATAGTTCTTAAAATCTTGAATTAAATGCAAAAGCCAGGAAGAAAGTTTTTTTAGGTCACTCCACATAAAAGAAAGTCTAATATATTATACTTAGCAACTGAAATATATTGTCAAATTAATAATCTCAAGGTTATTTAAATGTTACCTTTTAGACATGAATATTTACACTGTACCTACAATCTTAACTGCatacaatgtaaaaataataataaatgaaattaaaggAACAAAACATCTTATGGCTGTTTCATTGAGATTTCTATTAAATCTtgcaaaaaacaagtcaaattggTTGACTTGAAATTTAAAGGACAAGCCTCttcactgttttatagcatttccacttgagaaaaaaaataagaataaagttTCTAGGCTCTTTTAATGTTGTCTGTCACTCAGTACTCACCAATGGTGCTGATGACAGTGATGGCAAAGAAAAAGGCACCGGCTAAATTCCACTGTGTTCCTGCTCGGTGGACTTCTGACTGCAGGACcactctctcaatctctctcaaATCCTCCTCAACCAAGTCATACTTCTTCTTCAGCTCATCCAGCCTCTCATCCAGCATATTTTTCCTGACGACTTCACTTGCTGACTCGAGTGCCTCGAAGACAGTCGCTCCCATGAGTAGATAGAGCATCATGGAGAGGATGAGTGGGATGATCTTAACATTCGTCTTCATTGTAGACTCCAGCGTGTTCAGTGAACCGAACCTCTGCCATCCGCTAATCACATTACTTGCAATTGTATTGCATGTTGTGTGTAAACTTGTACTGATGTTGCCAGTGTTGTTGCCTGAGCTGTACCATTACTCCTACACTTGAACTTTGGACTCATGTTTCAACCTATATTGCCTTTTAGGCAGTTAAGTTTCATAGTGTATGTTAAGTTGTTTAACATGCCATATATTCCTCACTCTCTATATAATACATGCTCGTTTAAAGTGATGTTGCAAAGTGCTCAGAACATGCTACTCTCTAAGTAATCTGTGGAAACCTTTTTTCAAGCACACTTGGTCGCCGAGTGGACCACCAAGCTCTCCTCgttaaaagagagagagagggaaagagatgGTGCGTGTTATTATTTGTGGACACCCTCTTAAGATTGCAGTAGTTTTCAACTAATTGGGTTCACAGCCTGCTGGACAGCTCCATACTGAGATTTATTCTGGCTTTACAAACTACTTCTTTATGCAAGTTTAAGATGCTTTAATGTAGTGGAGTGGAATTCAAATAACTCGCTAATGACCTGattaaaagcattcattcattccttcatcttcCATGTTTTTagacgaaaggcagactacacctgagactggtcgccagtcagccgcagggcacagagagacagacagtcactcactctcacaatcacaGTGGGGgatcgagtgggaatcgaactcaAACTGCCCAcaacaaagtcaggcagaagaaccaatGCACCGTCGGGAGGCCCTGATTAAGAGCATTTGTGGTTGACTAAAAATTTGACAAGCATGCAGAATTATATTCGTTCTGTCAAAAGTCAGTGACACTAGTTTTAGCCCaccatttaaaaagaatgaTTGCCAATCGTTAAAATAGAAAGTGATATGCTGACATGAGTTTTTCAAGAAATGTTCAATGTGGTAACGCATGATGCGGAAATTTCTGGGTTTTGTTGATCAAAACTTCTGGTGTTCTCATATActactgtgtatatatagatatatattcatTATTGATTCTGCAGGACAACTCGTGTTTATCTTCCACAGGAAGACATTACGAGCAGGATGTCCACGAGCTCGAGTCAAGACCCTCATCTATCCAattggtgggaaaaaaaggcacTGCAAACATATGATAAGATAAGAGCAGGTCATTACGGTGTATATAAAGACTGTCATTATTGGCACAAAGTGGTTATTTGTTGTCAACAAAATTGAAGTTTCCTCGAGCGAAAATGAATAGTGGTGATGCTTGAATTATGTAGCTTGGTGCTTTGCTTTAACATTTGCGGAAGGTCACGACCATATTTTGTATCCAAGTTGAGGTTTGGAAGAAAATATGCTAGTTTTCACTCGATCATTGGATTTTGTCAAATGTGAGAGGCAGCTTGGGATCAATTTCAACTACAATCTGAGGTCCAGGCTTTCATACCGTGTATATTACAACAAATTCCTGTATTATAGTAGAGCATCCTTAATCTAGCAACATGTTTAATTATGGGCgtcccggtggagcgagtggttcactaagtccaggtcagtccacctgtgtggagtttggatgttgtccccgggcccgcgtgggtttcctctgggtattctggtttcctctgATTGGCCACTAAATTGCCCCGATATTTTTTCGTAAGAATCAATaggtaaaaaaatgtcagtCCAATCCATAATGTGAGCAACAATGTTTAATTGagttgaaacaaatgattaggtATTGCAATGTTGATTGAACCTTTTCTGAACCTGTCCAATAACACTGCTGAGCAGTTTAATTTTCCACAATCCATTCAGAGTATatggcttttattttgtctaCTTAGAAAAGTATTAAAAACATCAGTATGTacacaaatacatttatatttacacgTGTTGTGATTGGACGCAGTTCTTTCTTAATCTGGGTTTAACTCTGTAGCTATAACCCACACCTCAAACACCTAAAGTAACTTACTTAAATGTCCTTCAGTTATATTTTGCAAATGTGCTGAACAACTTAAGACAGAAAATACAAACGCTGGAACCTATAGAAATGAAATACATGTCATTAATCACACGGATTTTCAGTGGTTTTAAATGATGTCTCCAAGAAACACACTAGGacaattttttatcattttcggcagtcttttcttttgtctttgatttttcatttttaccatTTTTGTCTTCTTTCCTTTCTctagttttgtttgtttcttgccGGTCTCTGCCACGGTCTCTATCTTGGTCTCGGTCTTTATCTCTATCTCTTTCCTTCTCCCGGGCTCTGTCTCGCTCCCGGTCTCTGTCTCGCTCCCggtctctgtctcgctctcggtctctgtcacggtctctctctctctctacccggtctctctctctgtccacccggtctctgtctctctcacggtctctgtctctctcgcggtctctgtctctctcgcggtctctgtctctctcgcggtctctgtctttctcgcggtctctgtctttctcgcggtctctgtctttctcgcggtctctgtctttctcgcggTCTCTAtctttttctctgtctctctcacggtctctgtc contains the following coding sequences:
- the LOC144075200 gene encoding potassium channel subfamily K member 3-like, giving the protein MKTNVKIIPLILSMMLYLLMGATVFEALESASEVVRKNMLDERLDELKKKYDLVEEDLREIERVVLQSEVHRAGTQWNLAGAFFFAITVISTIGYGHAAPRTDGGKAFCMIYAVLGIPLTLVMFQSLGERINIFVRFLLRRAKQSLGFQDTEVSMGNTVLVGLLACISTLCIGAAAFAHFEDWTFLNAMEVGSSCTHLLPPPAEVRRHALSAHRDNSWKSESKPFQMVLCCLCCGLDFNSSHFQAHCEQGGGHSNPIVYNSVSYRMEQASCSSYCISSQNHRTVHDGNQLRRKSL